One Streptomyces sp. P9-A2 DNA window includes the following coding sequences:
- a CDS encoding spermidine synthase, which translates to MGRTRNSGRGQAAADTVVESVDGGLARLVPDRERPRAWTLLIDDAPQSHVDLDDPAYLSFEYQRRLGHVVDTVAPAGRPLQAVHLGGGAFTLARYVAATRPRSTQQVVERDAKLVQLVRRELPVDPRSRIRVRSVDAREGLAKVPDGWAGLVVADVFSGARTPAHLTSTEFLDDVRRALAPGGVYAANLADGPPLAHLRGQIATAAARFAELALIADPVVLRGKRFGNAVLVASDLPLPIAELTRRAASDPHPGRVQHGPELRNFAGGAAPVTDLAAVASPAPPASVFR; encoded by the coding sequence ATGGGCAGGACCAGGAACTCCGGGCGCGGGCAGGCCGCCGCCGACACCGTCGTCGAGAGCGTCGACGGGGGGCTCGCCCGGCTCGTCCCCGACCGGGAGCGGCCGAGGGCGTGGACGCTGCTGATCGACGACGCCCCGCAGTCGCACGTCGACCTGGACGACCCGGCGTACCTCTCCTTCGAGTACCAGCGGCGGCTCGGACATGTCGTCGACACCGTCGCACCGGCCGGCCGGCCCCTGCAGGCCGTGCATCTCGGCGGCGGCGCGTTCACCCTCGCCCGGTACGTCGCCGCCACCCGGCCCCGGTCCACCCAGCAGGTCGTCGAGCGGGACGCGAAGCTGGTGCAACTGGTCCGCCGGGAGCTGCCGGTCGACCCCAGGTCACGGATCAGGGTGCGCTCGGTGGACGCCAGGGAAGGGCTCGCGAAGGTACCGGACGGATGGGCCGGCCTCGTCGTCGCCGACGTGTTCAGCGGCGCCCGCACCCCCGCCCACCTGACCTCGACCGAATTCCTGGACGACGTCCGCAGAGCCCTCGCACCCGGTGGGGTCTACGCCGCCAACCTCGCCGACGGACCGCCGCTGGCCCATCTGCGCGGCCAGATCGCCACCGCCGCCGCCCGGTTCGCCGAACTCGCTCTGATCGCCGACCCGGTGGTCCTGCGCGGCAAGCGCTTCGGAAACGCCGTGCTGGTCGCCTCCGATCTGCCCCTCCCGATCGCCGAACTGACCCGCCGCGCGGCCTCCGACCCGCACCCCGGCCGTGTCCAGCACGGCCCGGAACTCAGGAACTTCGCCGGCGGAGCCGCCCCGGTCACCGACCTGGCGGCGGTCGCCTCACCCGCGCCACCGGCATCGGTGTTCCGCTGA